A genomic stretch from Arachis stenosperma cultivar V10309 chromosome 3, arast.V10309.gnm1.PFL2, whole genome shotgun sequence includes:
- the LOC130969134 gene encoding uncharacterized protein LOC130969134 isoform X2, whose translation MLVNLSLCEVQIVERRRLMMSGYVRRTLSCRNFFMLRSSALQGFDATHIIRSPINTQIFDNNRDLSVPAANFIIESRRSFAKGRRLKDEAGVSTIEVPPNVGPNIKASAMSQMEAAMAALSTELSKLRTGRASPGMLDHIIVETGGIKMPLNRIAVVSVMDPKTLSVNPYDPETLKQLENAIVSSPLGLNPKADGERLIAVIPPLTKEHMQAMTKLVAKSCEDARQSIRRARQKAMDAIKKLYSSLPKDDIKRLEKEVDDLTKKFIKNAEDTCKAKEKEISQG comes from the exons ATGTTGGTTAACCTCAGCTTGTGTGAGGTGCAGATTGTAGAAAGAAGAAGACTGATGATGTCTGGATACGTTAGACGTACGTTGTCCTGTAGGAACTTTTTTATGCTTCGGAGCTCTGCTCTTCAGGGTTTTGATGCCACTCACATTATCAGATCACCAATTAACACTCAGATCTTTGATAACAATAGAGATTTATCAGTTCCAGCAGCTAATTTTATCATAGAAAGTCGCAGATCCTTTGCTAAAGGAAGGAGGTTAA AGGATGAAGCCGGTGTCAGTACCATTGAAGTTCCACCAAATGTTGGGCCTAATATCAAGGCAAGTGCTATGTCACAGATGGAGGCTGCAATGGCTGCGCTATCAACTGAACTAAGCAAACTACGAACTGGAAGGGCCTCTCCAG GAATGCTGGACCACATTATTGTAGAAACTGGTGGTATTAAGATGCCTTTGAATCGGATTGCTGTTGTTTCAGTCATGGATCCAAAAACATTATCTGTTAATCCCTATGATCCAGAG ACACTTAAACAATTAGAGAATGCCATTGTTTCATCACCATTGGGGTTAAATCCTAAAGCAGATGGTGAGAGATTAATTGCCGTTATCCCACC ATTGACCAAAGAGCACATGCAG GCCATGACTAAGTTGGTTGCTAAATCTTGTGAAGATGCTCGACAAAGTATTAGAAGAGCACGACAAAAG GCAATGGATGCAATTAAGAAATTGTATTCAAGCCTCCCAAAGGATGACATAAAAAGATTGGAGAAAGAG GTTGATGATTTGACCAAAAAATTTATCAAGAATGCAGAAGATACATGCAAAGCAAAGGAGAAAGAAATTAGTCAAGGTTGA
- the LOC130969134 gene encoding uncharacterized protein LOC130969134 isoform X3, with amino-acid sequence MMSGYVRRTLSCRNFFMLRSSALQGFDATHIIRSPINTQIFDNNRDLSVPAANFIIESRRSFAKGRRLKDEAGVSTIEVPPNVGPNIKASAMSQMEAAMAALSTELSKLRTGRASPGMLDHIIVETGGIKMPLNRIAVVSVMDPKTLSVNPYDPETLKQLENAIVSSPLGLNPKADGERLIAVIPPLTKEHMQAMTKLVAKSCEDARQSIRRARQKAMDAIKKLYSSLPKDDIKRLEKEVDDLTKKFIKNAEDTCKAKEKEISQG; translated from the exons ATGATGTCTGGATACGTTAGACGTACGTTGTCCTGTAGGAACTTTTTTATGCTTCGGAGCTCTGCTCTTCAGGGTTTTGATGCCACTCACATTATCAGATCACCAATTAACACTCAGATCTTTGATAACAATAGAGATTTATCAGTTCCAGCAGCTAATTTTATCATAGAAAGTCGCAGATCCTTTGCTAAAGGAAGGAGGTTAA AGGATGAAGCCGGTGTCAGTACCATTGAAGTTCCACCAAATGTTGGGCCTAATATCAAGGCAAGTGCTATGTCACAGATGGAGGCTGCAATGGCTGCGCTATCAACTGAACTAAGCAAACTACGAACTGGAAGGGCCTCTCCAG GAATGCTGGACCACATTATTGTAGAAACTGGTGGTATTAAGATGCCTTTGAATCGGATTGCTGTTGTTTCAGTCATGGATCCAAAAACATTATCTGTTAATCCCTATGATCCAGAG ACACTTAAACAATTAGAGAATGCCATTGTTTCATCACCATTGGGGTTAAATCCTAAAGCAGATGGTGAGAGATTAATTGCCGTTATCCCACC ATTGACCAAAGAGCACATGCAG GCCATGACTAAGTTGGTTGCTAAATCTTGTGAAGATGCTCGACAAAGTATTAGAAGAGCACGACAAAAG GCAATGGATGCAATTAAGAAATTGTATTCAAGCCTCCCAAAGGATGACATAAAAAGATTGGAGAAAGAG GTTGATGATTTGACCAAAAAATTTATCAAGAATGCAGAAGATACATGCAAAGCAAAGGAGAAAGAAATTAGTCAAGGTTGA
- the LOC130965641 gene encoding putative zinc finger protein CONSTANS-LIKE 11 yields MRFERIMEFETLCECCGVARAIVYCKSDSARLCMDCDVSVHSANCLSMRHLRSLLCDRCNSEAAIVHCIEEKLSFCQGCCELNQNGCSILGHRLQSLNCYKGCPNFTDLPGLFSFVLDDYSCSSGLDHNGGGSGSIDTSLPRSESCNSKCLEQLVNTINNDGNFGFVNEKLKETEPCVKFEPWMEQSLSSGIPPSNANYMSMPYSGDQAILLPNLPKWLEFALQEVVTYFLQECPNLNDLGIHDGDGLNMDNFQFNFENTDEIFDYSQIDTTYQVVNGGMDCELMGNNISATESNALFESTIEAGGSASEMYGINSNENCVLMPPSCNENSNLGFSKGGQLYSSMSLPLPNGESEIGATDYQDSGLSSMFPMGDLSMEPISKGTCQQAREKAKLRLNEKKKNLRFGKQIRYESRKARADSRKRVKGRFVKAGEAYDYDPKKTRSL; encoded by the exons ATGAGATTTGAGAGGATCATGGAATTTGAAACACTATGTGAGTGCTGTGGGGTTGCAAGAGCCATTGTTTATTGCAAATCAGATTCTGCACGTTTGTGCATGGATTGTGATGTGTCCGTACACAGTGCAAATTGTTTATCTATGAGGCACCTTCGTTCTCTCTTATGTGACAGGTGCAATTCCGAAGCAGCAATTGTTCATTGCATTGAGGAAAAGTTGTCATTTTGCCAAGGTTGTTGTGAATTGAACCAAAATGGGTGTTCAATTTTGGGACACAGGCTTCAATCCTTGAATTGTTACAAAGGTTGTCCCAATTTCACTGATTTGCCTGGCTTGTTCTCCTTTGTTCTCGATGATTATTCCTGTTCAAGTGGTTTGGACCATAATGGTGGCGGCAGCGGATCAATTGACACATCATTGCCTAGAAGTGAAAGCTGCAATAGCAAGTGTTTGGAGCAGCTTGTTAACACTATTAACAATGATGGCAATTTCGGTTTTGTTAATGAAAAGTTGAAGGAAACAGAACCATGTGTCAAATTTGAGCCTTGGATGGAGCAATCTTTGAGTTCCGGCATTCCTCCATCAAATGCAAACTACATGTCAATGCCATACTCTGGTGACCAAGCAATCCTCCTTCCAAACCTTCCAAAG TGGTTAGAATTTGCACTGCAAGAAGTAGTAACGTACTTT CTGCAGGAATGTCCGAATTTGAACGATCTAGGAATCCATGATGGTGATGGTCTCAACATGGATAATTTTCAATTTAACTTTGAAAATACTGATGAAATATTTGACTATTCTCAAATTGATACAACATACCAAGTTGTTAATGGAGGAATGGACTGTGAATTAATGGGAAATAACATATCAGCAACAGAATCTAATGCTCTTTTTGAGAGTACAATAGAG gCTGGTGGATCAGCTAGCGAGATGTATGGAATCAACAGCAATGAGAATTGTGTGCTTATGCCTCCTAGCTGCAATGAAAACAGCAATCTGGGATTCTCAAAGGGTGGTCAACTCTATTCAAGCATGTCACTTCCACTTCCTAACGGCGAGAGTGAAATCGGTGCTACAGATTATCAAGATTCTGGTTTGTCATCGATGTTCCCGATGGGTGATTTGTCTATGGAACCAATCTCAAAGGGTACATGCCAGCAAGCTCGGGAGAAAGCAAAATTGAGAttaaatgagaaaaagaaaaatctaag GTTTGGTAAGCAAATAAGATATGAATCTCGCAAAGCAAGGGCTGATTCGAGAAAACGTGTGAAAGGTAGATTTGTGAAAGCAGGCGAAGCATATGATTACGATCCTAAGAAGACAAGGAGCCTCTAA